Genomic window (Arthrobacter sp. StoSoilA2):
AACACCCTCACCAACCCAAACATCTACGCCGTCACAAACGGCTTCCGCGCCGTCACCAACGCCGGCGCCGCCGTCACCAACGCCAGCCACGCCCACGCCATCTTCACCCGCGTCCACGCCCACACCCACACCCGCGCCCACGCCCTCCCCCTCACCCACCCCTTTCCCCGGCAAGACCCCCAGCAGCGATGCCGACCCGGACAACGGTGCCCTCGCGCTACTCCCGGACGACAACACCGCGGCCATCTTGACCGTGTTCAATGCCATCAACAGCTATCGCGCTTCTTTGGGCCTTGCCCCGGTGAAGTATCACGCAACGGTGGCGAGCATGGCGCAGGAATGGTCGGACAGCATCGCCAGCCGCGAAGTGATCCAGCACAGGCCAAACTTCTGGATGGACCCGCGTGCGCTCAACCCGAACAACGGTGCCGGTGAGGTCATCGCTGTCAGGTGGGATCGTGACGCTGCCCAATTGGTGGAGTGGTGGAAGGGGTCTCCCGGTCACGACGCCCTGCTGCGCGATCCGCGCTTCAATGTGATGGGCATCGGGATCACCTACACGGACGGCAATTGGCAAACGACCCCCAACCGCTACACGCTGTGGGGCGTGGTGAACTTCTTCGGTTACACCACGCTGCCCGCCGGAACCACTACGCGCCCGGGTGGGACGGTCACGCCGCCGACGGATCCAGTGGGTGTGTGTGAACCCGGCGGCAAGTACCAGCCGCCTACCGTGAATCTCAGCGCGGCGGCCATCCGCAGCGCTGCAGACCTTGTATCCATCAGCCCGGACGGAACGGTCTATTCCTATCCGTCCTTGGGTGACGCCAAGTACGGCGCGGTCCGCAAGATCGGAATCGGTTTCACCGGTTTGAAGGAGCTGTTCGTATCGGATTGGGACCGCGACGGCGTTTTTGACCTCATCGCCCAACACCTGGATGGAGCGCTCCTTGTGTACCCGGGCAGGCAGTCTGGCGGCTTCGGATCGCCCGGAGTCCTGGGCCAGGGGTGGGAGTCCCTCAACATAGCCGTGGGTACTTGGTGTGCGAACAACCGCCTCCCGCAAATTGTGGCCAT
Coding sequences:
- a CDS encoding CAP domain-containing protein is translated as MKYHATVASMAQEWSDSIASREVIQHRPNFWMDPRALNPNNGAGEVIAVRWDRDAAQLVEWWKGSPGHDALLRDPRFNVMGIGITYTDGNWQTTPNRYTLWGVVNFFGYTTLPAGTTTRPGGTVTPPTDPVGVCEPGGKYQPPTVNLSAAAIRSAADLVSISPDGTVYSYPSLGDAKYGAVRKIGIGFTGLKELFVSDWDRDGVFDLIAQHLDGALLVYPGRQSGGFGSPGVLGQGWESLNIAVGTWCANNRLPQIVAMDASGGLWFYKNSGMTYIRTQAAIGTGNKAVRLSMVDYNADGFQDLLAVEPNGYLRLYRGSGLAIPKQEARPVVGAAWTDYTGLRSLQGVTGANTTGIAGLGTNGVLEYWDLTSGGLTTPVSVGGGWSGFKLAQ